A part of Acropora palmata chromosome 8, jaAcrPala1.3, whole genome shotgun sequence genomic DNA contains:
- the LOC141889021 gene encoding ciliary microtubule inner protein 1-like, which yields MFGVRGKPKACNFVHIDEIWKDHIRRELLSQRRWPEKWGFLAYEYQQLQQETLKIGLDPEFGMFEEKKEELTSTEGVEEKLHTTNDTKKKIFPGTSSQMIGWRREALQRNEVERHARGKQDIVKLFKWPREGV from the exons ATGTTTGGGGTGAGAGGAAAACCGAAAGCCTGTAATTTTGTCCACATCGATGAAATATG GAAAGATCACATAAGAAGGGAGCTCCTTTCTCAAAGGCGCTGGCCGGAAAAGTGGGGATTCTTGGCCTATGAATATCAGCAG ttACAACAAGAAACGCTCAAGATTGGGCTGGACCCTGAATTTGGCATGTTCGAGGAGAAAAAGGAAGAGTTAACATCAACCGAAGGCGTGGAGGAAAAACTTCACACAACAAATGATACCAAGAAAAAGATTTTTCCTGGAACATCATCCCAGATGATAGGGTGGAGGCGAGAGGCACTTCAACGAAATGAGGTCGAGAGGCACGCGCGTGGGAAGCAAGACATTGTCAAATTGTTCAAATGGCCACGCGAGGGTGTTTAA
- the LOC141889560 gene encoding cytochrome c oxidase subunit 7A2-like, mitochondrial: MFYKQNSFSGRVSPSEAAAAYQPQGLGPAKQVKAGPVIEVTPMSNNSPASSAMSEIRKWQEIFQKAKAPVYLAGGTRDVVMFRGLSAVIGIGLGYTFYNMYLMATGRLKKKERS, translated from the exons ATGTTCTATaaacaaaattcattttcagggAGAGTTTCTCCTTCCGAAGCCGCTGCTGCCTATCAACCTCAG GGACTTGGACCAGCTAAACAAGTGAAAGCAGGTCCGGTTATTGAAGTAACACCTATGTCCAATAATTCTCCAGCCTCCTCTGCGATGAGTGAAATAAGAAAGTGGCAAGAAATATTTCAG AAAGCCAAGGCTCCTGTGTACCTTGCTGGAGGAACAAGAGATGTGGTGATGTTCCGTGGACTCTCTGCTGTTATTGGTATTGGATTAGGTTACACCTTCTACAATATGTATCTCATGGCTACTGGTCGACTAAAAAAGAAGGAGAGATCCTAA